Proteins co-encoded in one Setaria viridis chromosome 9, Setaria_viridis_v4.0, whole genome shotgun sequence genomic window:
- the LOC117835553 gene encoding jasmonate-induced oxygenase 2, with product MTSCFNGGAGWPEPVVRVQTVSDTCGDTIPDRYVKPQSDRPSPPASGGVAGGGPNIPVVDLSMPDSDATSRAVAAACREWGFFQAVNHGVRPELLRGARAAWRGFFRQPAEVRERYANSPATYEGYGSRLGTAKGGPLDWGDYYFLHLLPPSLKSHEKWPSLPASLRETTEEYGEEVVQLCRRVMRLLSSGLGLEAGRLQEAFGGAGGEGACMRVNFYPRCPQPELTLGVAAHSDPGGMTMLLVDDHVRGLQVRSPDGQWITVEPVPDAFIVNVGDQIQVLSNAAYKSVEHRVTVSAAEERLSMAFFYNPRSDLPIAPMPELVAPGRPALYPEMTFDEYRVFIRQRGLAGKAQLESLKASNKAAAAPVTADGSPSSSS from the exons ATGACTAGCTGCTtcaacggcggcgccggctggCCGGAGCCGGTGGTGCGCGTGCAGACCGTGTCGGACACCTGCGGCGACACGATCCCCGACCGGTACGTCAAGCCTCAGTCGGACCGGCCGTCGCCCCCTGCctccggcggcgtcgccggaggcGGCCCGAACATCCCGGTGGTGGACCTGTCAATGCCGGACAGCGACGCGACGTcccgcgccgtggcggcggcgtgccgggAGTGGGGCTTCTTCCAGGCGGTGAACCACGGCGTGCGCCCGGAGCTgctgcgcggcgcgcgcgcggcgtggcgcggctTCTTCCGGCAGCCCGCGGAGGTGCGCGAGCGCTACGCGAACTCGCCGGCGACGTACGAGGGCTACGGCAGCCGCCTCGGCACCGCCAAGGGCGGCCCCCTCGACTGGGGCGACTACtacttcctccacctcctgccgCCGTCCCTCAAGAGCCACGAGAAATGGCCTTCCCTCCCCGCCTCCCTACG GGAGACGACGGAGGAGTAcggcgaggaggtggtgcaGCTGTGCCGGAGGGTGATGCGGCTGCTGTCGAGCGGGCTGGGGCTGGAGGCCGGGAGGCTGCAGGAGGCGTtcggcggggcgggcggggaGGGAGCGTGCATGCGCGTCAACTTCTACCCGCGGTGCCCGCAGCCCGAGCTGACGCTCGGCGTGGCGGCGCACTCCGACCCCGGCGGCATGACCATGCTGCTGGTCGACGACCACGTCAGGGGCCTGCAGGTAAGGAGCCCCGACGGCCAGTGGATCACCGTCGAGCCCGTCCCCGATGCCTTCATCGTCAACGTCGGCGACCAGATACAG GTGCTGAGCAACGCGGCGTACAAGAGCGTGGAGCACCGGGTGACGGTgagcgcggcggaggagcggctGTCGATGGCCTTCTTCTACAACCCGCGGAGCGACCTGCCCATCGCGCCGATGCCGGAGCTGGTGGCGCCCGGCCGCCCGGCGCTGTACCCGGAGATGACCTTCGACGAGTACCGCGTCTTCATCCGGCAGCGCGGCCTGGCCGGCAAGGCGCAGCTCGAGTCCCTGAAGGCCAGCAacaaggccgccgccgctcctgtcACAGCTGATGGCTCGCCCTCTTCCTCTAGCTAG
- the LOC117837846 gene encoding rhodanese-like domain-containing protein 10: MAMMGAAAAASTCCIRSCASPSLSRSRVRAQATSWAGGAEALVRSGAVKAVRPKDAAEALGAEGFRLLDVRPPWELARASVRGSAHVPLFVGDDDMGPVTLLKKWVHFGYIGLWTGQAFTKMNHRFVDDVAAAVAGDGGKDAKLLVACGEGLRSLIAVRMLHDDGYRNLAWLAGGFSKSADGDFPGVEGESKLQYATIGGVSYIFLQILLLLGVVK, from the exons ATGGCGATGATgggtgctgctgcggcggcaTCCACCTGCTGCATCAGGTCGTGCGCCTCCCCTAGCCTGTCTCGCTCGCGCGTCAGGGCGCAGGCGACGTCGTGGGCCGGGGGCGCCGAGGCGCTGGTGCGGTCGGGCGCAGTGAAGGCCGTCCGGCCCAAGGACGCGGCGGAGGCGCTGGGCGCGGAGGGGTTCCGTCTGCTGGACGTGCGGCCGCCGTGGGAGCTCGCCCGCGCCAGCGTGCGGGGCTCGGCGCACGTGCCGCTGTTCGTGGGGGACGACGACATGGGCCCCGTGACGCTGCTCAAGAAGTGGGTCCACTTCGGCTACATCGGGCTCTGGACCGGCCAGGCCTTCACCAAGATGAACCACCGCTtcgtcgacgacgtcgccgccgccgtcgccggcgacggcggcaaggACGCCAAGCTTCTCGTCGCCTGCGGCGAAGGCCTCAG GTCGTTGATCGCGGTGAGGATGCTGCACGACGATGGGTACAGGAACCTGGCATGGCTCGCCGGCGGGTTCAGCAAGTCCGCTGACGGCGACTTCCCGGGCGTGGAGGGGGAGAGCAAGCTTCAGTACGCCACCATCGGGGGCGTGTCCTACATCTTCCTCCagatcctgctgctgctgggggtGGTGAAATGA
- the LOC117837843 gene encoding phosphoinositide phospholipase C 2, whose translation MPKRDKGAPAPPRASPPHTPPSGTESEAEAEEGAGEAGASSSTAEMGTYKCCIFFTRHFALGDTATPEDVRALFSRFAAGSPYMGPDDLRRYLAAWGGADGEVAEQVVDRVLLDRSRTPRFGRPALTVDDFMHFLFSEELNPPLRHSKVHQDMNAPLSHYFIYTGHNSYLTGNQLSSDCSDAPIIKALQIGVRVIELDIWPNSSKDDIDVLHGRTLTAPVSLIKCLRSIKEYAFVASPYPVIITFEDHLTPDLQAKVAKMVLEVFGDILYYPESKHLQEFPSPEALKGRVLLSTKPPKEYLEANSGTMKDREIESQFKKGEKEEAAWGVEVPDIQDEMQVADRHDDDLLYRGRGLDDDDKQKTSKHVATEYKHLITIKAGKPKGPLVDALKNDPDKVRRLSLSEQELAKVAANHGPNIVSFTHRNMLRIYPKGTRFNSSNYNPFLGWVHGAQMVAFNMQGYGRALWLMHGFYKANGGCGYVKKPDFLMQTCPDGKVFDPKADLPVKATLKVKVYMGEGWHKDFKQTHFDTYSPPDFYVKVGIAGVPLDSVMRKTKAVEDNWVPVWEEEFAFPLTVPEIAVLRVEVHEQDVSEDDFGGQTALPVEELRPGIRAVPLFDHKGHKFKSVKLLMRFEFT comes from the exons ATGCCCAAACGAGACAAAGGAGCTCCAGCTCCCCCGCGCGCCTCCCCACCCCACACACCTCCGTCGGGGACGGAgagcgaggccgaggccgaggagggGGCAGGCGAGGCGGGGGCGTCGTCGTCCACCGCGGAGATGGGGACGTACAAGTGCTGCATCTTCTTCACGCGCCACTTCGCGCTCGGCGACACCGCCACGCCCGAGGACGTGCGCGCGCTCTTCTCCCGCTTCGCCGCCGGGTCGCCCTACATGGGCCCCGACGACCTCCGCCGCTACCTCGCCGCCTGGGGAGGGGCCGACGGCGAGGTCGCGGAGCAGGTCGTCGACCGGGTCCTCCTGGACCGCAGCCGCACCCCGCGCTTCGGGAGGCCGGCGCTCACCGTCGACGACTTCATGCACTTCCTCTTCTCCGAGGAACTCAACCCGCCCCTCCGCCATTCCAAG GTCCATCAGGACATGAACGCACCGCTATCGCACTATTTTATATACACTGGACACAACTCGTATCTGACCGGTAATCAACTCAGCAGTGACTGCAGTGATGCTCCCATCATCAAGGCACTGCAAATAGGTGTTCGTGTAATTGAATTGGACATATGGCCAAATTCTTCTAAAGATGACATTGACGTTCTCCATGGAAG GACACTGACTGCCCCAGTATCACTTATCAAATGCTTGAGATCCATCAAAGAATATGCTTTTGTGGCATCTCCCTATCCTGTTATTATAACATTCGAAGACCACCTCACACCTGATCTTCAGGCGAAAGTAGCTAAG atgGTCCTTGAAGTGTTTGGAGACATCCTATATTACCCTGAATCAAAACATCTTCAAGAATTTCCTTCACCTGAAGCTCTAAAGGGGCGTGTCCTGCTCTCAACTAAACCCCCAAAGGAGTACCTTGAAGCAAACAGCGGTACCATGAAGGATAGAGAAATTGAATCCCAGTTTAAAAAGGGAGAAAAGGAAGAAGCAGCATGGGGAGTAGAAGTTCCAGATATTCAGGATGAGATGCAAGTTGCCGACAGG CATGATGATGATCTATTATATCGCGGAAGAGGtctggatgatgatgataagcAGAAAACAAGCAAGCATGTGGCAACAGAGTATAAACACCTGATTACTATCAAGGCAGGAAAGCCAAAGGGTCCTCTTGTGGATGCCTTAAAGAATGACCCTGACAAAGTTAGGCGCCTCAGTTTGAGTGAGCAAGAACTTGCAAAAGTGGCAGCAAATCATGGTCCCAACATTGTGAG CTTCACACATAGAAATATGCTGAGAATATATCCAAAGGGAACCCGCTTCAATTCATCCAACTATAATCCATTTCTTGGCTGGGTGCATGGTGCTCAAATGGTGGCATTCAATATGCAG GGATATGGAAGAGCACTTTGGTTAATGCATGGTTTTTACAAAGCCAACGGTGGCTGCGGTTATGTGAAGAAACctgatttcttgatgcaaactTGTCCAGACGGAAAGGTGTTTGATCCCAAGGCAGATTTACCGGTCAAGGCAACATTGAAG GTCAAGGTGTACATGGGCGAAGGTTGGCACAAAGACTTCAAGCAGACACACTTCGACACATACTCACCTCCAGATTTCTATGTAAAG GTTGGCATTGCCGGAGTTCCATTAGACTCGGTGATGAGGAAGACGAAAGCCGTGGAGGACAACTGGGTCCCCGTGTGGGAGGAGGAGTTCGCCTTCCCGCTGACCGTCCCTGAGATCGCGGTGCTCCGCGTGGAGGTGCACGAGCAGGATGTGAGCGAGGACGACTTCGGCGGGCAGACGGCGCTGCCGGTGGAGGAGCTGCGGCCGGGGATCCGCGCCGTCCCGCTGTTCGACCACAAGGGGCACAAGTTCAAGAGCGTCAAGCTCCTCATGCGCTTCGAGTTCACCTAG
- the LOC117837844 gene encoding uncharacterized protein: protein MAKEFPVPPVVFTPSTPTHRRHPAPGMGASPPPAFAPPRPSTSSAANPLPFMSFDVSAAAASSSSAPPLFAGPMGVGGSGASFEDEPPLLEELGINTRQIWRKTISILHPLRSADPSLHADADLSGPFLFLLSFGLFQLLAGKFHFGIVLGWVTVASLFLYFVFSMLSGGRRGDLDLYRCVSLVGYCMLPMVIFSAVSLFLPRGGGLIFGVGMAFVLWSTRVCTRLLAELASSGDEHRGLIAYACWLVYMLFSLLVIF from the coding sequence atggcgaaGGAGTTCCCCGTGCCTCCGGTGGTCTTCACGCCGTCCACCCCGACGCACCGCCGCCATCCTGCCCCGGGCATGGGGGCCTCCCCTCCGCCCGCGttcgcgccgccgcgcccctccaCCTCGTCCGCTGCCAACCCGCTCCCCTTCATGTCGTTCGACGTCTCCGctgccgcggcctcctcctcctccgcgccgcccctcttCGCGGGGCCCATGGGCGTCGGCGGCTCCGGCGCATCCTTCGAGGACGAGCCGCCTCTCCTCGAGGAGCTCGGCATCAACACGCGCCAGATCTGGCGGAAGACGATCTCCATCCTCCACCCGCTCCGCTCGGCCGACCCCTCGCtccacgccgacgccgacctcTCGGGcccgttcctcttcctcctctcttttGGACTCTTCCAGCTCCTCGCGGGGAAGTTTCACTTCGGGATCGTGCTCGGCTGGGTCACCGTCGCATCCCTCTTCCTCTACTTCGTCTTCTCCATGCTGtcgggcggccgccgcggggacCTCGATCTGTACCGGTGCGTCAGCCTCGTCGGATACTGCATGCTGCCCATGGTCATATTCTCCGCGGTCTCCCTCTTCCTGCCGCGGGGCGGCGGACTTATATTTGGAGTGGGGATGGCGTTCGTGTTATGGTCCACCAGGGTCTGCACCAGGCTGCTCGCAGAGCTTGCATCTAGCGGCGACGAGCATAGGGGCCTCATTGCCTATGCGTGCTGGCTCGTGTACATGCTGTTCTCGCTGCTCGTCATCTTCTGA
- the LOC117841056 gene encoding serine/threonine protein kinase OSK3 — protein sequence MDGSARGGGHSDALRNYNLGRTLGIGTFGKVKIAEHKLTGHRVAIKIINCRQMKNMEMEEKAKREIKILKLFIHPHIIRLYEVIYTPTDIYVVMEYCKYGELFDYIVEKGRLQEDEARRIFQQIISGVEYCHRNMVVHRDLKPENLLLDSKYNVKLADFGLSNVMHDGHFLKTSCGSPNYAAPEVISGKLYAGPEVDVWSCGVILYALLCGTLPFDDENIPNLFKKIKGGIYTLPSHLSALARDLIPRMLVVEPMKRITIREIREHQWFQNRLPRYLAVPPPDTTQQAKMIDEDTLRDVVNMGFNKDHVCESLCSRLQNEATVAYYLLLDNRFKATSGYLGADYQESMDRNLNQLASSESTSSGVRNYVPGSTDPHSNGLRTHYPVERKWALGLQSRAHPREIMIEVLKALQELNVSWKKNGHYNMKCRWCPEFSEAHDMLDSSNSFLGDSTIMDNDDANGRLPAVIKFEIQLYKTRDEKYLLDMQRVTGPQLLFLDFCAAFLTKLRVL from the exons ATGGATGGAAGTGCTAGAGGGGGTGGGCATTCTGATGCATTAAGAAACTACAACCTGGGAAGAACATTAGGTATTGGTACATTTGGAAAAGTGAAGATCGCAGAGCATAAGCTTACAGGACATAGGGTTGCTATAAAGATCATTAACTGCCGCCAAATGAAAAATATGGAAATGGAGGAGAAAG CAAAGAGAGAAATCAAGATATTGAAGTTGTTCATTCACCCCCATATCATCCGGCTTTATGAGGTCATTTACACACCTACAGATATATATGTTGTGATGGAATATTGTAAGTATGGTGAGCTGTTTGATTACATTGTTGAGAAAGGCAGATTACAGGAAGATGAAGCTCGTCGTATCTTCCAGCAG ATCATATCTGGTGTGGAATACTGCCATAGAAACATGGTTGTCCATCGTGACCTAAAGCCAGAAAACTTGTTACTTGACTCAAAGTATAATGTAAAACTTGCGGACTTTGGCTTGAGCAATGTCATGCATGATGGTCATTTTTTGAAGACTAGCTGTGGGAGTCCAAACTACGCTGCTCCTGAG GTAATATCTGGTAAATTATATGCTGGACCTGAGGTTGATGTATGGAGTTGTGGAGTGATCCTTTATGCACTTCTTTGTGGAACTCTTCCATTTGATGATGAGAATATTCCCAACCTGTTCAAAAAGATTAAG GGAGGTATCTACACTCTTCCAAGTCATTTGTCTGCTTTAGCTAGGGATTTGATCCCAAGAATGCTCGTTGTTGAGCCTATGAAGAGAATCACAATTCGTGAAATTCGGGAGCATCAATGGTTCCAGAATCGCCTTCCTCGTTACTTGGCAGTGCCTCCACCAGACACGACGCAGCAAGCCAAAATG ATTGATGAGGATACACTTCGAGATGTTGTTAATATGGGATTTAACAAGGACCATGTGTGCGAATCACTGTGCAGCAGACTTCAAAATGAG GCAACAGTTGCATATTATTTACTATTGGACAATCGGTTTAAAGCAACCAGTGGCTATCTTGGGGCAGATTATCAAGAATCAATG GATAGGAATTTAAATCAGCTGGCATCATCCGAATCAACTAGTTCTGGTGTGAGGAATTATGTTCCAGGAAGCACAGATCCTCATAGCAACGGCCTGCGGACACATTATCCAGTTGAAAGAAAATGGGCACTTGGACTTCAG TCTCGGGCCCACCCACGTGAAATAATGATTGAGGTCCTAAAAGCACTTCAAGAATTAAATGTCAGCTGGAAGAAGAATGGACACTACAACATGAAATGCAGATGGTGTCCGGAGTTTTCAGAAGCCCATGATATGTTAGATTCCAGTAACAGCTTTCTTGGTGACTCTACCATCATGGATAATGATGATGCAAATGGAAGGCTACCTGCTGTGATCAAATTTGAAATCCAG ctttACAAGACGAGGGATGAGAAATACCTCCTCGATATGCAGAGAGTTACTGGACCTCAGCTCCTCTTCCTGGACTTTTGTGCGGCCTTCCTTACCAAGCTTAGGGTTCTATAG